From Calliphora vicina chromosome 3, idCalVici1.1, whole genome shotgun sequence:
TTTATTATGGGAGCTATGCTAATAATAGAATCGCCTGTATTGCATTTGGCGCATGGAGAAGAACAGTTGGCCATTGATTCGTTGAGACGTCTGCAGAGACCATTTACCATTACCTATGAAACTTATGAACAATTGGAGGAACATAAACGTTATCTGGCCGAGAATAATGAAAGAAGTTTTATGCAAAATGCTGCCTATGGAATTCCAGCATTGCTGAAACTATGCTTTTATCGCTCCTTTTCGGCACTTGGATTTTCATATTTCGTAAATTTCGCCTTTACATATTCAGCTCTGGTTACTACACGCTTGCAGATatatccatttattttgtacGCCTTTGCCAGGTGGTTGGGTCCATTAATTGTATCCTTTACCTTAGACTCCAGAGGCCGTAAATCGCCCATGATTGTAGGCTTTTTTGTTTGCACCATTTTGGCTTTCACAGTTGGTGGTATTTTTGACAATAAACTAAACTTCATTGATTTTGATTACATGAATGCCGTCAAATATATGTTGATCATCTATCAATTGTTCGCCTCCATGTCAATGGCATCTTCATCGGCTTACTTGAGTGAGGCTTTTCCCTTGGCAGTCAAACCCTACTATGTGGCCATAGTTTTCATCGTGGAAATGTTGGtgcacattattattatttcctgCAAGGATTCATTAATTAACATTATGTTGCATGTGTCTGATTATTTCTTAACATTGGGCGCTCTATCCTTGGTGTACTTAGGCGTGGCCGTTTATGTAATGCCAGAAACTAAATGGTGCTCGTTGCGCGAATGTCTgccaaaattaagaaatttaaataattttcgcaACTAATTATAAGTAAAAgtgtataaaatgttataataaaTGCTTTAGCTAAAAGCTGTGTAAATATGTttaagtaattatttttatgaatttcataaattttagtaTGTATTTATAGACATTAGGTATGTtcagcaataaaataaaatctgttatgaattattagatattaattgttataaaatcTTAAATGTTTTTCAGGGCATAAAAACTCAACAGCACACAGTGGTAtgtgaaaaaaaagagggaaataaatctgtaacttctaaacccttagtccgattaaGACTATTTAAATTagctgcgagttgttaagttttcccta
This genomic window contains:
- the LOC135954752 gene encoding uncharacterized protein LOC135954752, whose protein sequence is MWDTTKQPPPQMQQQHPQMQPPIQVQVYNIPASSVPQYPAVQPVQQNEGWLKRNNKNKPQSNSVGTASLIFISGGMNMAWNLGLGFNSINNSFIVTEHMILSWFIGGIIGAVVGAFACNHVSKKLLMCFSSILVTIVGILQVSDPNSYEAIIASRYLNGIAVGLVFPMTFVLVGEEVVKQMRGMNAGSVDTMSFSCGIFIQIIYSVTWSTGVDDYFQSIQMSGVLNIIYGIIAFIMGAMLIIESPVLHLAHGEEQLAIDSLRRLQRPFTITYETYEQLEEHKRYLAENNERSFMQNAAYGIPALLKLCFYRSFSALGFSYFVNFAFTYSALVTTRLQIYPFILYAFARWLGPLIVSFTLDSRGRKSPMIVGFFVCTILAFTVGGIFDNKLNFIDFDYMNAVKYMLIIYQLFASMSMASSSAYLSEAFPLAVKPYYVAIVFIVEMLVHIIIISCKDSLINIMLHVSDYFLTLGALSLVYLGVAVYVMPETKWCSLRECLPKLRNLNNFRN